The DNA window CAGTCTTTGATTGGGTTGTATGAATAGCTGCCGCTTGTTGGCCCATTAAAGTCGCAACCATGTTAGTCAAAGCCTCTACTTGTGCACTAAGCTGTTGGATCGCATCATTATCCCCACTGTTTGCACTCACATCCCCTCCTTCCACCTGGACACTATGtgtatgtgttgttttttgACAGGGGGGAATGACCTAACCTACGCTGGTGTTCATTTTCATCGCTAATCATCTTCATAACCTGTCTGAGAATCTCCTCATCAGTGACGTTGCTGTTTGAAAGGAGTGGCCTTAGTTGCTGTCTGATGTCAGTATGTTTTGTGCCCAGGCCTTGGTGGATACTGTGAAGAAAGACTTCCTGAATAGTTTTGGGTTCATAACGAATGTCTGTACTGACCTGTTTTGATTGGAACAGGATCTTCTGTTTGAGTCCAATCATGCGGTACAAGAACTGTTGTGGGGTTTCTTGTTCACTCTGTCTTGCACACATAAGCTCTTGGAACAATTCAGTGCTGGCCTTTTCACCCAGGTGTGATCTGAGAAAGCCCTTGAGTTCATTCACAGTGATTTCATCTTTGTTGATGAGCATATCCTTGAAGACACCTGGCTTTACAATTCTCAATACACCCCGGATAACCTCAGTCTCTGTGAAACCCTCTCTAATGCCTTCATCTATCTGTTTACACATGCTGCTATAAGTTATGTCAGCATTGTGGTCCCCAATCTGGCCACCATGTACCTTAAATTCCCTCCGTTGGAGGTAAGAGAGGTCCTTTAAGGAACATACAAGATCATTTAGCACCAGCAACTGACTCATTCCCTCATCCTCAGAATTTAACAAAGCATCTGACTGCATATAGTTGATAATGCAATCCACACAACCTTCTTCATCAGTGGACTCTAATTCACTACTCTGGCTGTCTGTGACCAGGTCCCTTGCGAGCTGATAGGCTTCTGCACCTGAAAGCTTATACAAGTTCTTTTTGATGCTCCAAACCAGCTCCTTGCGCGCTGCTGCCATGATGAGCTTCGACTAATGAGACACAGAGGTGCAGTTCCGTTGGTGGAGTGAAGACCCTCGTACAGATCTTGACTTCTCTTTGTGGACACCCACCAGCTGTCGTCTCGGCTACAGCGATGCCATCTCACGTTGACTTTCTGGTTCTAGTATCTCTGGACCCTCTTCCTTAGAAGACTCAACAGGAAGtggatcccggacgagcccccacaaTTTGTTACGGGCCCCAGGAATGGTGCCACAATAACAAAGAAGAAATCCCTGCAAACACAGGTAAAGTTCAGGAGCAATGAAGACAGTGCACTCGGTTTGCCTCTCAGATTGCATCTCTTATTCAAGTTTCAACAAACATGAACAGCATTAACAATATCCACGTGTGCATGACTTTTTCAGTCCCAGTGTCCATATCTGTCCATTTCCCCAAAGTCACAagtagaaaaataaatgaattcacACTCTACACGTTCCACTATTTTACATGTACTTCATGCGATCGCTCAGtctaagcaaaacaaaagtacACACCTGCTCTTACTTAAGTAGTTGGAAGCCACTGTAATCTACAATGAATTTACAGCAATATACGACTGTACAGATTCTGAATACTGAAATTGAGCAGAATTAGACACACATTTACAGCACACTGAGGATGAAATTCACTTTTGCATAACATGGACAACTTCTTTCTACTTCACATGTCATTAACACTCACATATTAAACAGCTATATACTTTTCAAACCTCAATGACACTTAACAATAAAACATCTTTGTATCATAAGCTTTATATAAAATAGTAAAGTGTGCGGGAGTACCAACCTtcataatgaaaagaaaataaatcgATATGAATGACCTTCCTACAAGACAATGCTCTGGGCGCCCACGACCCACAATACAAAACATTACCGCGCCGTTTCTGCTAGCGGCCTGCGCAGCCTGACACCGCTGTCTCACACTGATGCGAGTCGACCGCGCGGCAGTACCCATAAGTGTTACAGGTACTGTTCTACTTCTTCACAAGTTAACATGGAGATAAAACATTGTTATGTACAAACAGTAGTAGTATTTCTTTACCAGGTACCAACCTGCAAACACAGGTAAAGTTCAGGAGCAATGAAGACAGTGCACTCGGTTTGCCTCTCAGATTGCATCTGACTCGTGGGCGGAAGTCCATCCCCCTAAAGAAACCGGGTTGCACCTGTCTTGGAATAATAGTTCAACCTGGGGTGTTGCTCCATTTCTTTGTACCTTCTATACAGTTTATGTGACAAAATAATGCACTGGTTAGGTTGGTCATGTTGTCAAAGTCATTTTGGATATTAATAGCCACAGAAAATAACTgataaacaaattaaataaattaaattaaatgattaACACAAAAGTGGCCATGCATTTTGGGTGtgccacacacagaaacagattcCTGAAGAGCACCGGGCCAGACTATGTGGAACACAATGTCAGTGACTCTATAATGCAGTCAGTTCAAAGCTTATCTCTCACACGATGCAAATTCAGACAGCTGTCGAGTTTTAAACTAAAACTATTTTTGTACTAAAACTAAAccaatcttcttcttcttttttttccagcagctttctttaggggtcaccacaaCAGATCATCTGTATTCATCTCACCCTATCAATAGCAtgctcctctgtcacaccagtcCTCTGCATTTCCTCCTTCTCTCCATCCATTAAtctcctctgtggtcttcctctttttctcgtgcctggcagctccattttCAACATCCTTTGGCCAGTATATCCACTGCCcccctctgcacatgtccaaaccatttcAGCCTAGCCTCTAGTCTCCATCCTGAGCTGTCACTCTGACATAGTTATTTCAAATCTTGTCCATTCTGGTAACTCCCAGTTTAAATCTTAACATATTTAGCACTACTACCTCCAGCTTGCCCACCCACACATCATTCATAGGCAATAAAGATTTATAGGTTTCTACTTATTTAATAACACTTCTACTTTTCTTTCTACTTTTCTTTCATGGCTTAGTTTATTTGTAAGTTTAGATTTCATGTTTGCCTTCCAACACATCAAAATTTGAGCACTTAAAGTTGAAATATAAATGTGCTCAGCATCCTTTGCTCAGCTACATGACATAAATGCATAACACTGGCCTTAATCtgttatggtaaatggactggttcttatccggttgttcagtctgacgtcactagcagtgtctgggtctaaactccgctgcgggtccatatatcaaacgatcactatggcattactgagagttgaaaaactgtctaaagtctttcatctttaataaaatgatcagcgttctgctctaccaggtgtaacaactgagtttaacatccaggcatccatgaaaacggaatttatgacatttaacggagttagaagttagcaggatgttagctcgctagcttctatctaaatacaatatagcatgtccctgactgcggggttttggaaacaaattaaaacgtacagctttcttatcacttccaacataaatgaagacagaaaactaaacagcagtgacgtttgtagggttactgaacttgggctagctggtatataatgatgtgctacgtgaccgctagcgacacagctatgttagcataatataaacaagctcactttttttccactcgataaaagctaacgtgagtgttctgggtggtcaggaacaaatgtaatcgcatggcaggatgctgtaaaaggaccaaacttcagccaggagaacaactgagataatccatccacaatacgaggttagtcattcatatactgctgcatgggctgggctgtagttacattctaaggttttaaaaactgagcttaaataaatgattagcggtaataaaagccgagggaggtcaacagtgatcgctgactgttttaggagctttttgagatcaaatagaagaaaatacataacattaaacatgttaacaacacaaaagccatattaaacgcagactactttagacccggaagtaggattcgtcgcgtcatcactgaacaaccggatacagGTTATCATACTTTCAAAGCACTTTATTCAACATGCCTCATTTACTCATTTacacccattcatacaaatTATTCTTCTGCTTAAGTGCTTTCTCTCTAATAGTTATACACATTCATATTCCAATGAAGGGATCAAAGAGCAACATGGTGTTCAGTATACTTCCTGATTCACAGCTACCCCAGCAGTATTATAGTAGAAAGatgttttgaattaaaacaaatattgaatattaaatggtatgtgtgtatatatgtgtgttgaGTATATGCACTAGCGTACAAATTCAAGATCAAAAGCGTGTTTCAACCATATGAATGTCAATAAAATACAAGCCTCGATGCTTAAAACTCCTATTGGTTGCTTGGTGGTTTGAAAATAGCGAAAGCTCCTCCTTTGGAGTTTGCTTGATATTGTCAAAAAGATTTGGGCGGCACAGAAGCTGTAGTTGTTTAAACTGCTAACCGTAAGTTTTGCTTCCTTAATTAAATAGGAAAATaccaattttaaaaataaaccttagttaaattataaaatagagccttttctttttaaacaatcaatgatctttttaactcttttattttgaaattgtaTCCGTCGACGCACCGGGCGTAGCTGTTAACATAAAACCAGCGCTCCTTGGCAACCTGCATCCTTAGCGACGTCCTGATTGGTCCGCCAGACTCAAATTCTATCCAATGAGAGCGAAGCGCAGCAGATTTGATCCTCGGCTGAACCACTTTTGTTTGAGCTCTCGTCTTAGTAACAACACAGTTGAATCGGATTAGTAACCCAAACTATATGCATTTTTGCTTCTCTAAAACAAGTCACCGGACTAAAGAAGAAAGTTTTATACCATAAGGTAGGATAAACAAATTTATCTGCGCCATTTTGGCgttctattttttaaaattttagtacACAACCGATTCACCTGAGAAACTCCGCCCTCTTAGCGTAAAGCTTTAATACCAGGGTTTCTGCATGTGATGTTTAGCCATATACGTTATCTCAAAACaattttaaatctgtttgtttttcttttactgtttcCTTTTAATCATCCCGCTATTTTTGCGTGCTTTTCTTTGCTGTAGCAGAACACGGAGCAGCGGCTGCAGAGCTTTGTTTTTAGGAAGAAACCGTCAGGGAGTGAGCCATGCCTTTTCCAAGGGGAAGGAAACCCACAGCGGCCGCTGGCAGCAAAATACCCAAACTGAATGCAACAGCGTTCGAGAACCAGGTAAAATGCACGTGCATTCATGTGTCTTCTGGTGGCTCGCTCTGATGTAAACACAGCAGGTAGTGCTGCACCTGAAGGCTGCATGGGAAGgatggagatgatgatgatgcctgCTTTGCAATGCAACGCAACGAGGCTTCTTTTGCCCATTCACTGTGCAAAACTTTATATATgtggtgtgttttctgtttgtgcatACAGGAGGACGCGACACAGGTTAAGAGGTCCTCCTCCCCTCCTCGTGGAGCTCCCAAGAAGAGGACTGCTTTCATCGATATCACCAATGTaagtacttttttctttcttttttttttttttaaaggttgtgACTTGGGCTTTAACAGCAGGATCAGAGCTTCAATAAGCACACAAAGAGACATATTTATCGCAAAGATGGTTCATCAAGAGTCGGGATTGAACTTCCTGACAGTTGATGTCACCTTTCGTAGGATTTCATGGGCTCCTAGTTTGTGTGCTTTTTTGTATGTGAAAGGTTAAAGTTGTCAACATTTAACCATTTGATTGTGTTGACATATAAGAAAGTTATAAGTCCTGCTTCAGTgggactgtttgtttgttttgcctaGTTCAGTTTTCACGCTAACGTCAAATATAAAATGATCCTTGACTTCTTTTCCTCTCGACACAAATGTGTGGTATGGCCCAACCATTGTGATCAGCTTGTTCAGCATTGATTCCTCCTGTTTCATTCTGCCACAGTTTTTGAATTTATCAGTGAGAGAAAAACAGTTTCTCAGTACAATGAATAATAATCACAGCATCCATGTAAAGACTCACAAATGTCAAACTcacggagagggagagagactgAGAAAATTTATTGAGAGTGATGTGAGCGTTTGTACAAGAAgatggaggggaaaaaacttGAGGGACAAATATATTACAACCCAAAACATCAGATCACAATGAGCGAGGACTCAGAAGAGGGATGAAACTCCtggctagggatgggtaccggtatccggtgccattataGCACCGGTTCTGAcgtaaacggtagtaaccagaccaaaacgcagcgcacattttggtgctttatttcctcagatgtcatacacttcagattctagccaatcattttacctttgcaagcatAGTAggtgggcccaggtacgtacgttcttttagctacagattaaaaatgcccaaaggAGGCTAAGctgtcaaaagtctggctgtacttcacagccaaagatgcaaactcagcagcctgcaacaagtactttaaggtgatactgtgcaaaggaggtaacacctcgaatctgatgaaacacccgGCAACGtagcgtttttttaaagccgagaaatgcaccgtaccTACTACGGgcgtggtgcctgttatcggtcccggagttagcaacattccccaagaacccgaagaggagagtcctggcccctagccctgccagtgtagcagaaatgatgaggatgatgatggcagcagcagccgttcttctctgggcgagtagcttaatgttgttcgtgtgtaatttacgttgagtaggctatccacgttattaaattaatgcatgtaaggtgaactagcaaacaccgtcgtagttacatgcggctgtcttcttgtttgatggcagatactccctttaccctggccaaaaaggctaaaatgaccaaagaaaaagtggaaaacagttaaacatgagaggtttaggacaaagtttgtgttttttccattgtttaagcgcTGCTTCCAGCCATAccataccatatatgccctatagctgcagaaaaggctaacattgttacctttttacaaaaaaacagctgaacatgagaggtttttggacaaagtttgtgttctccattctttaagcaccggttcgagcaccgtttaagcaccggcaccgtttcaaaagtaccgatttggcaccggtatcggataaaaccatTTCCCGCCGTTGGCTGGCACTGCATATAAAACACCATGACAACCATATGGTAACAAACATGTAATGCACCATCGCGAGCATAAATGCCAGCTACGACGTCGACTTCTTAACATTTAAATCGGACTTTATTCTGCTTTTGATGTAAGGCTGACATTACTGCTGCCATCAAaacttacagctgcacataCGGTTTGCACAAGGTACAGTCGTCAGATACGGATTCCATCAAAGTGGTCTGAGCACAGTTAGCACACAGTAGCAGTAGGAGACGTGGTGTCACTAATTCAAATACTCCATTTCCAGCCTAGTCCAGCCTGGCTCGAGTGTTCAGTCTTTGCTTGGTGTATTCTACAGACAGCTACTAGCTCTGTTCTCATGTACGAGGactttttgaatttatttttctcCACTTATTTAATTCAGGTCTTTGGGGGACTGTAGCCTATCCCAGATATCACAGGGCGTATTGATACAGTTCCATTTAATGTTTACGatcacttgaaaaatggcaaaaaaaaatcacattttgcatggttggatcttaataAGGTTcaaagtagagcttcaacatgatGAAGAAATAGGAgtgagaaaactttttttttgagcatgcaatttattgaaaacgacgcttaaactgaaacatgcGTGGTTTCTTAATAAAGAAAAATTCTTATAAAAAGAAATGGCAAACTCTTAAATGAGAAAGTGTGTCACttaacaaaacatgttttaataaaGCTGGGCAATTTGAAGTTTCAAACAAAATccactttaaacattttcacCGATCCCACCTCCGTCAGGGTGGTGTCTGAAGCCTGTGCGACACTCTAATCCTACATTTTAGTGCGTCAGTGTGTGATGGATCTGCACTGTGGTGTGAATGTGTCCTCGGCTGCCTGGCGGGGGTGTGAAACAaacattttgcttgttttttttcacctCACAATCACCTGAACGCTTGCTGTCAAACCAGCGGTGTGTCAGAGAACGATTGTGTGGAATATTTGtctggactcgagtcacatttTGAAATTGTTTCATGCATAAAAGGACAAATTGTAAGAGTCTGAAGTAAAATGTATCACAAACTGGATCCATGTTTAAAACTAATTCTCGTCATGTTCCCAGGCTCATAAGGTACAGATCAGCTTTCCTGGGAAGAAGAAGGAACCAGGGAAGAAGACTGCAAAGAAAACCAGCTCCACCTCAGCGTCTGCAAGCAACCTAGCTAACCTGAAAAAGTAGGTCCATTTAACTGTTCTAATAACCCTCAGGTTAAATTTCTTGTTCCCCTTTCATGCCTTGCGCCAGTCGGTGGCAGACTTCTTTAATTCCCCTCTTCTCTCCCTCCGTGCAGGTCGTCGTCGTCTGTGAGCTCAGAGGGAACGATATCCGAGCGAGAGAGGACCGatacggaggaggaggagaaggaagggGACACGTTGGTCGATGTGGCAGCTCCTGTAGAAgagcaggctgctgctgctacgTCTCCTGCTGCCCGTGAAGTGCCGGCACACCTTCGGAGACAAGAAGTAAGGGAAATTATAGATTTATAGAAAGCTAGAGACGCTGTGAAAAGCTTTTCCTGagttgtttccttttcttttcaccCATCCATGCAGATCCCAAAGGAGTTTGACATTGACTCTGAGAACTCTGAGGACTGCTACATGTGTCCAGAGTATGCAAAGGATATTTTTGACTACCTTAAAAACAGAGAGGTGAGACAAATTGTAAAGCCTTTATCGCactggactttttttcttttctttttttgtgagttaaataaatttaaatatacACAGGTTTTGTTTACATTTCCTTTCTCTTTAATTTTATCGTCCGCAGGAGAAGTTTGTCCTCTGTAACTACATGCCCACGCAGCCCAGCCTCAACTCAGAGATGAGGGCCATCCTGATTGACTGGCTGGTCGAAGTACAGGTGAGGTGTTAGTTAAACGTCGCATTCCTGCTGTGTTAGAAACACTTGCTTGCTCTGAGTGACACTTTGTTTCTCCCTTTATTTAGGAGAATTTCGAGCTGTACCATGAGACCCTCTACCTGGCGGTAAAGATGACGGACCACTACTTGGCTAAAACCCCGGTCCACAGGGAGATGCTGCAGCTCGTTGGCTCTACCGCCATGCTCGTAGCCTCCAAATTTGAGGTGAGAACCCAACTGTGGCACATGGGAGTCTGAAATTTCTCATAGGATGTCTCACAAGCTATGGTAAGTAATGGTAAAGAAAGGTATTAAACTAGTATACAAGTCTATTAATGGGAACAGAGCGCAATCATTTGCTTGTAAGGTGAATGTGTTtctaaaaaaagtttttttttttttttgttttgttttttgtttttaaatggtgaaaagtaaaaaaaacaaggctGTGAGGATAAAAAGCACACGTGAACGGAGATATTCAGCTCTTAAGTGCTCCTGGGAGGCAAGTCACGGAGTCTCAATCCCAGGTTGATTAACTGCACCTATCAGGGCTCCTCGAtgtaacagagacacacactcaGTGCACACTTCTTTACAGCGTGGCTGCAGGTTTTCTAATTCCACTCCGATCCTCGGTTTTGACTCTCAGCATATCGTCTTGACCATTATTTACATGCCATCAGCCATTTACAAAGCtgagtgctttaaaaaaaacataaaataccaTCTAATCAAAAAACATGAGACAGTGATGGATTTCCTTGAAAATGTTATTACAAAAAATGCAAACTTAAATACAAGGGCAGTGAGTTTAGGTCATAATGAGTTATCTCTCAAACTAACCACCTACTATTACCAGTTTAAGTTCCCTTTTTACATAAGAAAATACATCTGTAAACTATGTAGCTGTACacagtttttaattaattttaaactgcgGCCCCTCTGCAGTATCTTTGCGGCCCACCAGGGGCCCCCCAAGCCCACactttagatatttgcattaacaaacagttgaacaggtgtatagggctttggagcgtgatgtcacgggggtgggcgtggaaaggattttggcccgatccgccattttgggggtctaagtaAGGAGCGAAAGCCCtatctaatgaagtggccagagTGTACATATAGAAGACCAGCCAGAGAAGAAAGGTTGTCAGAGGACGTACTGAATTTcagaaaaaacataaacttttGACATTCGGTGCTTTCAAGCTCTGTACGTCTTTAGAAATGGGTGAAAAGTGTTATTTATTCTGTCGTAACCGCGGCCAGAGTAGAAGTTCAGCCTCCTCTGATGTCGGGCACAGTTGGCATGAGCTTTTCCAGCTTTAGATCAAGCATGTAAAAGTTGTTACAGCctagggcttttattttgaagtgcaCGTAGTGAAAACTGAAGGGGAGCAACTATCCAGAGGCTCAAAACATGAAACAGAAATGAGATCAAACGGACTGTGAGACCTGACCTTGTGCATACGCAGTGAAATGACTGCAGGACTCGAAAATGCATTAAAGGGGACGGTCGAATTGCAATCAGGTTTCAACCTAATGCTTATTCGTGTTTTTTAACCATCCCGCAGGAGCACAGCCCGCCTTGCGTCGACGACTTCTTGTACATTTGTGACGACGCATACAAAAGGGAGGAGCTCATCTCCATGGAGGAGAGCATCCTGCAGACGCTGTCTTTTGACATCAACATCCCCATCCCGTATCGATTCCTCAGACGCTATGCCAAGGTGTGCATGACCAGGAGAGGTTACTCCACCACTGACTGCagctctctgtttgtttttgtgtgactCGACCTGCGTTCACATCTCACGAGAATGTTTGTTGTGGCTGTGTCTGCAGTGCGTGAGCGCCAGCATGGACACGCTGACTCTGGCTCGCTACTACTGCGAGATGAGTCTCATGGAGATGGACCTTGTTCCAGCGAGAGGCTCGTTGGTGGCCTCGGCCTGCCTGCTGATGGCGCTGGTCACCAAAGACCTGGGAGGATGGGTAGGTTACCTCCATATTGTTCCTTGTCTTGCTTGCATTAGACTAACGGACCAGTCTAAAATACTTCCCTAAAGTCTGACACTGATCTTTAGTGTTTTCGCTCTCCTAAGTTGATTTTTGGCAAGttaggttttctttctttttgagtTTTTACTAAGGCCATTTCTCAATACCCAGATACTCAAGTTATAAATAGAAGACCACAATCCACAGTTTTCACACGATGTCAGAGCTACTGGGATATACCCACACGGCGCCCTCCAGCCCAGTCCTTGGAAGTCTTTGAGTCTAACTTGGCCAAAGCTTGCTGGACTATCAGATTTCTTTACAGAAATGAGTACAGCACCAACATCTGAACACACCTGTCCTATTCCTCCCTTTCAAGCCAAATTGCACCAATCCCTGCTGTCAACAGCGACCAAGGCTGTCAGTGGCATTTACACCGTAAACACTATTTACCCAACATTGGAAAAATTCTGTCAGCTTTACTGTTATGACACCACATTAATGTGACAAATTAATAGTCCCATACTTGCACTTGTCTCTTGTGCTTTCTTCTTCCCCTCACCCCCACTCACAGATGGCTGCCCGTCCCTGAGCTTTGGTTTTACCAAAGgttgcttcctgttaaaagggacttTTTCTTCTATCACCTTTTGATTGTTCATAAGGGGTCATTTTGGgggtgttttctctgtattactgtagggtctttttCCTATAATGTCAAGCAGTTTGAGGAAacatttgttgtgatttggtactaGATTATTAATATggaattgaattttttttttttttaagctagcTATGTAGCGTTTGCTTTTGCTGTAACAATGAACAATTTCTTGCTCTTCACCTGTCACGTGCCGGCATTATTAACCCATCCAGATCAAAAGTACATGCTTTCATCCTAGCAGCAAGGTAAGGTGAGGGAATCTGTAGAAGATGCATGTAGATGTCACTCAACCACTTTCAgggatttaaatataaaaatggatCCCAAGTCCCCAAAAACCCATAGTTTCACTTCATATATTTGTTTTCCTCCACGGATGGATGATCCAAGTAGTCTTGGCTCCAGTCAGGTGGAAAAATAAGCTTAATGCTTTTGTCCTGCAGTACTACAGACTGTCCACTATTGCCCGTTATTATGGAGGAAAGTTTTGCCCATTCAGGGTAGTGAGTCGGTCACATGACTGGAAAATGTGGATGAAATCTGACATGTGAACATGTGTTTTGTCTACATGTTCTTGGTCACCCTGGTAAAGGTAACATAAGGCATTTGAAATAAAGACACCTGGACTGCTTTTTGTTTGTCAAAGTTTTGAGCAATACAAACAACTTGCATTATTATAGCTGACTATGAAGCAGGAGAAGGGTTTGGTTGCTGGCAACTTTTAACCTTTTTTCTCAGAATGATTTATACAAAGCACTCTTTTCTACAGTAAACACCATCTAATGACGTTACTTGATCTGTTCTAACATGTGTAATGTTTGCAgcactgaagaagcttctcttcCTCGTGTTATTTCCATCCTTTCCATTAAATGTAGACTTTGTTAAATCTGATGCGGTGTCAGTTCGTGCGACATTACCAGCCTCTCATTTGCAGCTCTGTCTCCTGAACAGTCCTCccaatttaaatataaattgttttttgtatgtaaaaTTGAGCCCTTATTGCTTCCATTTTGCTGTTAGGGGTGGTGGGTAATTTCATTTCTTGCCTGCGCCGGCTTCCAGAATCATCTCCTGTAAGCTTTTGGCAATTTAGAAGTAATATTATCTTTGTGTAATGTTGTATTGGATTTTAATAACTTTAAAGGGGTTCAACATGgctggcttttctttttctttttttaaatgagtgcTGCTCTTTTTTCCTTGCAGTCTCCCATCCTGCAGTTTCACTCGGGCTATCAGGCGTCAGATTTGGCGCCCGTTGTCAGGAGAATCTACTCGATGCTCTCAGCACCTCCTGATGATAAACTGAGAGCCATCAAGAACAAATACTCACATAAGTAAGTCTTCATGAAAGATTACAGGCGCTAGAATAAtttcaaaatgttgtttttggctAACGATCGgttcttttaatatgttttcaGGGTGTTTTTTGAAGTTGCGTCTCTGCCATTGCTCAGTATCGACATTTTGGAGAAAGCCTTGAGCTCTTAGTGACGTGTCTGGTTCAGAAGTTGGGAAAATGAAGCTTAAGATGAgtgaaagtatttttcaaattTCCCTCAAG is part of the Maylandia zebra isolate NMK-2024a linkage group LG3, Mzebra_GT3a, whole genome shotgun sequence genome and encodes:
- the ccnb3 gene encoding G2/mitotic-specific cyclin-B3, whose amino-acid sequence is MPFPRGRKPTAAAGSKIPKLNATAFENQEDATQVKRSSSPPRGAPKKRTAFIDITNAHKVQISFPGKKKEPGKKTAKKTSSTSASASNLANLKKSSSSVSSEGTISERERTDTEEEEKEGDTLVDVAAPVEEQAAAATSPAAREVPAHLRRQEIPKEFDIDSENSEDCYMCPEYAKDIFDYLKNREEKFVLCNYMPTQPSLNSEMRAILIDWLVEVQENFELYHETLYLAVKMTDHYLAKTPVHREMLQLVGSTAMLVASKFEEHSPPCVDDFLYICDDAYKREELISMEESILQTLSFDINIPIPYRFLRRYAKCVSASMDTLTLARYYCEMSLMEMDLVPARGSLVASACLLMALVTKDLGGWSPILQFHSGYQASDLAPVVRRIYSMLSAPPDDKLRAIKNKYSHKVFFEVASLPLLSIDILEKALSS